The Colwellia sp. M166 genome segment GGTCAGTTAGGAGTATTTAGCCTTGGAGGATGGTCCCCCCATGTTCAGTCAACGTTTCACGTGTGCCGACCTACTCGATTTCATGATAAGTTTATTTTCGTGTACGGGACTATCACCCTGTATCGTTCTACTTTCCAGTAGATTCCACTAACTTACAAACCACTTAAGGGCTAATTCCCGTTCGCTCGCCGCTACTAAGGAAATCTCGGTTGATTTCTTTTCCTCGGGGTACTTAGATGTTTCAGTTCTCCCGGTTCGCCTCATTAAGCTATGTATTCACTTAATGATACCCGCCTTACGACGGGTGGGTTTCCCCATTCGGATATCTTTGGCTATAACGGTTTTTATCACCTCACCAAAGCTTTTCGCAGATTAACACGTCCTTCATCGCCTCTAACTGCCAAGGCATCCACCACATACGCTTAGTCACTTAACCATACAACCCCAACTAGTTTCCTATTTGGTACAAGCAGGTGACAAAACCTGCTCAATTGTAAAGTCTGACATTTTCACGCACACAAAGTGTGTCTTGAATAAGAGTGGTAATTCATTACGATTAGTAAACTAAAAGTAAATAAACTACCGGGTTGATTACGTTTCCGAGGAGGAACCGTAATCACCATCATTAACAGGCGATATTCCCATTAATAACAGCTTGGTATTTATAATTTACAAACAACAGCGCGACACCGTGTTTGCCATATAAATACCGGTATTTATATCAGCTTTCCAGATTGTTAAAGAACTTGTCATTCACACGCATTCGGTGGTGACTTGGTTAAAAACCAAACTTAAAGTAGCTTAAATAAAGCATAACTTAAGTTTGGTCTTTCAATTCTTTGTGAAGAAGTGGTGGAGCTAAGCAGGATCGAACTGCTGACCTCCTGCGTGCAAGGCAGGCGCTCTCCCAGCTGAGCTATAGCCCCAAATGGGAAACATCTTTAAGCTAGAACAAAACTCAGATTTACGTTTTTTACAAGGCGGTTTATCGCGAAGTGTAGGTTTTCTACACGAGTGATGAACCAACGCCGTAAAAAGCGTAAATTGGTAGGTCTGGGCAGACTTGAACTGCCGACCTCACCCTTATCAGGGGTGCGCTCTAACCAGCTGAGCTACAGACCTATTTTATACTCGTTTCTTTACTTGATTTCTTCGTTGTACTCGTCGTTCGCTTGTCATTACCAGTCGGTAATTCCAACGCTCACTTCTCGCACGCCTTGAACTCAAGCAAATTAACTTCGCCTAAAAGGGTTGAAGCACTAGCATGTTTGGACTTCTTCTAATTTGTTATCATGTAATTTGTGTAGACACTCGTAGAACCGAAGTTCTCATTAAGCTGTTTTACTTCAAGATAAGGAGGTGATCCAACCCCAGGTTCCCCTAGGGTTACCTTGTTACGACTTCACCCCAGTCATGAATCACAAAGTGGTGACCGTCCTCCCGAAGGTTAAACTAGCCACTTCTTTTGCAACCCACTCCCATGGTGTGACGGGCGGTGTGTACAAGGCCCGGGAACGTATTCACCGTAGCATTCTGATCTACGATTACTAGCGATTCCGACTTCATGGAGTCGAGTTGCAGACTCCAATCCGGACTACGACAAGCTTTGTGGGATTCGCTCCACCTCGCGGTATTGCTGCCCTCTGTACTTGCCATTGTAGCACGTGTGTAGCCCATCCCGTAAGGGCCATGATGACTTGACGTCGTCCCCACCTTCCTCCGGTTTATCACCGGCAGTCTCCTTAGAGTTCCCGCCATTACGCGCTGGCAAATAAGGATAGGGGTTGCGCTCGTTGCGGGACTTAACCCAACATTTCACAACACGAGCTGACGACAGCCATGCAGCACCTGTCACAGAGTTCCCGAAGGCACACGTCTATCTCTAGTCGCTTCTCTGGATGTCAAGGGATGGTAAGGTTCTTCGCGTTGCATCGAATTAAACCACATGCTCCACCGCTTGTGCGGGCCCCCGTCAATTCATTTGAGTTTTAACCTTGCGGCCGTACTCCCCAGGCGGTCAACTTAGCGCGTTAGCTACGCCACCCACGGTTCAAGACCACAGACGGCTAGTTGACATCGTTTACGGCGTGGACTACCAGGGTATCTAATCCTGTTTGCTCCCCACGCTTTCGTGCCTCAGTGTCAGTCTTTGTCCAGGTAGCCGCCTTCGCCACTGATGTTCCTTCCAATCTCTACGCATTTCACCGCTACACTGGAAATTCCACTACCCTCTACAAAACTCTAGCTTGCCAGTTCAAAATGCAGTTCCCAGGTTGAGCCCGGGGCTTTCACATCTTGCTTAACAAACCACCTACGCACGCTTTACGCCCAGTAATTCCGATTAACGCTTGCACCCCTCGTATTACCGCGGCTGCTGGCACGAAGTTAGCCGGTGCTTCTTCTGCGAGTAACGTCACAGATGTTGCGTATTAAACAACACCCTTTCCTCCTCGCTGAAAGTGCTTTACAACCCGAAGGCCTTCTTCACACACGCGGCATGGCTGCATCAGGCTTTCGCCCATTGTGCAATATTCCCCCACTGCTGCCTCCCGTAGGAGTCTGGGCCGTGTCTCAGTCCCAGTGTGGCTGATCATCCTCTCAAACCAGCTAGAGATCGTCGCCTTGGTAAGCCATTACCTTACCAACTAGCTAATCTCACTTGGGCTAATCAATGAGCGAGAGGTGCCGAAGCGTCCCCCCCTTTGGTCCGTAGACGTTATGCGGTATTAGCAGTCGTTTCCAACTGTTGTCCCCCACTCAAAGGCATATTCCCAAGCATTACTCACCCGTCCGCCGCTCGACGCCGAATAGCAAGCTATTCTCGTTTCCGCTCGACTTGCATGTGTTAAGCCTGCCGCCAGCGTTCAATCTGAGCCATGATCAAACTCTTCAATTAAAAATCGTTTGTGATGTGAGACAAGTAAACTTGTTTCAACATCTGCTCAATGAATTCTGTCGTGTTACTTTCTATCCGACTAAAGAAGAAAGTAACTACATAAAACGTATATTTAAACCCGAAAGTCTAAATGATACTTATTTTTTGTGTGACATCATATTAAGCTGTTTTTTTGTTATGTTCTTTCCGAAGAAAGAGATAACTATGTAAAATCAACGTTAATGTGAGTGTCCACACAAATTGCATGATAACTAATTGTTAAAGAACGTATCATCAAAGATGATACCGATACAGAATCTCATTCGCTCTATACCGTAAGTTGTTTCGTTGCTGCAGACCACTCTTTGCTTGACGCTAAGGGCTCCTGAAGCGAGATGCGCATTCTACGCAACTCAGTTTTAATGTCAACGCTTTTTTGAAACTTTTTAAACTTTCTTTTCAGAAGATTTAAAACCTTTACTTTAAAACGTTAAGTTAACCAATTCAGCCTGAACTGTACGAGATAACCTATTAAAACAGCTCGTTGGGGTGACCCCTTGGAACTGGAGCGCATTTTAGAGATTTCTCGCCTCACGTCAACAGCTAAATGCAATTAAATTACAGAAACAAGGCTGTTTGCTGATTAATCAATCACAACGTTGTTTTTTTGTTCTAATAAATCAAAGGAACCTTTAATTACACTCTTTTGGGCCATCTTTTGTATGACATCAAGCTGAATAATCTTAACATCACTCACGATTAACCACTAAAAAACAAGCTAATCGTGAGTACATCATCTTATTTTGTATCTTTGACTTCTGCTTCCGTATTTTCTTCTACTGTTTCTGTTGACTTATTTAACTCTTCATTACGAAACTCTGCATCATGGTCGTCTCCCAAAACATGTTCTAATTTTAATTTTTTCACTGATCGAATAGTCGTAAAGGGACCAGAGCAAGCATATACGCCAAAAATGAGTAGTAAAATATTTTCTGGGCTAGAAGCAATAACGACAAATACCAGTACGATTAATAAGACGAAAACAAAGTTAACTTTACCTTTCCAGTCAACATCTTTAAAGCTGTTATACCTAAAGTTGCTGACCATTAATAATCCCGCAATGATGGTAACAAGCCCAATGATAAAGCCATATTCTTCACCATTAATCTGATATTCGCTACCAACCCAAATAAGACTCGCAATTACTCCTGCTGCTGCTGGGCTGGCTAAGCCTTGAAAATAGCGTTTATCTGCAACCCCTACTTGTGTATTAAAACGAGCAAGGCGCAACGCGGCACAAGCAACATAGATAAACGCAGCTAACCAGCCAAATTTACCAAAACTTGATAGTGCCCAATTATAGGCAACCAAACCTGGAGCAATACCAAATGACACCATATCTGCCATACTGTCATATTCAGCAC includes the following:
- the pssA gene encoding CDP-diacylglycerol--serine O-phosphatidyltransferase; this encodes MPDKHDDDSLPTRGIYLLPNLLTTAGLFSGFYAVVSSMNGHFISAAVAIFIAMIFDGLDGRVARMTNTQSEFGAEYDSMADMVSFGIAPGLVAYNWALSSFGKFGWLAAFIYVACAALRLARFNTQVGVADKRYFQGLASPAAAGVIASLIWVGSEYQINGEEYGFIIGLVTIIAGLLMVSNFRYNSFKDVDWKGKVNFVFVLLIVLVFVVIASSPENILLLIFGVYACSGPFTTIRSVKKLKLEHVLGDDHDAEFRNEELNKSTETVEENTEAEVKDTK